In Populus trichocarpa isolate Nisqually-1 chromosome 7, P.trichocarpa_v4.1, whole genome shotgun sequence, the following proteins share a genomic window:
- the LOC127905594 gene encoding uncharacterized protein LOC127905594, whose amino-acid sequence MELFLETHVRSQDRQKGVQQFVDNRAQHFVETYNSRLRERYGDNPSTHPDFDPDLWMEAGSSGGPDKNRVYGLSNTTADNLRSTRSVSTVGSSPSVSNTQSEEFIALKQQYQQLSTNYDELRQIVMEMRSKMGDDTCAASFWPFGPGNNQPPPPPPPPPAPPLF is encoded by the exons atggagctgtttctagagacgcatgtgcggagtcaagaccgccaaaaaggggtgcagcagttcgtggacaaccgtgctcagcacttcgtg gagacctataatagccggttgagggagagatatggggacaatccgtcgacccatccagatttcgatccagatttgtggatggaggcgggatcgtctggtggacccgataaaaacagggtctacgggctctccaacactacggctgacaacttgcgttcgactcgtagtgtctcaactgttggaagctctccatcagtatcgaacacccagtctgaggagttcattgcgttgaaacaacaatatcaacaactctcgacgaattatgatgagctccgtcaaatagtcatggagatgagatcaaagatgggtgacgatacttgtgcagcttctttttggccgtttggtcccgggaacaaccaacctcctcctcctccgcctcctcctccagctccgccgctattctag